A single genomic interval of Xyrauchen texanus isolate HMW12.3.18 chromosome 8, RBS_HiC_50CHRs, whole genome shotgun sequence harbors:
- the LOC127648297 gene encoding uncharacterized protein LOC127648297: MHVVMYSFLSRIFLFCFLLQFKMDLNVVLLGKTQCGKSASGNTLLGRQAFTSKRSTKSITKTFAVQSGAVCGHRVTVHDTPGFSSTDLNEHEKQKYERLFQECESGLCVFLLVIKAEGFAPDDIETVQKIKTLLGESRQQNTWILFTRGDELEEENVTINEFLEDSEPLKNLVQQYEGRYHVFKNKQGESEQVNMLFKKMIKRFLEKAVSQQNKRIPVQNVVADRFSDRRLVLLGKSGAGKSAAGNTILGQEVFRSELRMVSVSRECLVNQAKVSGRNVSVVDTPGLFDTDMTTEELMEEIAYSVYLSSPGPHAFIIVFPVNQRFTPQEQQIAEEIEMIFGEDVLKYSIILFTHGDQLREESMEKLIEENVKLRSLVQQCGGKYHVFNNKELNNRDQVTELLQKIDTMIQQNGGGHYTNQIFEEALRCKQEEEEQRKREEEKRQREEEKRQREEEERQKEEERQRRKDIERLINETENRVRNYEEPKLKSKIDRIKQQREKDFRQREKELRQREKELREQQDEKNRQRIERLEKQFRAQQMFEKESPKKRHGFKHFFSKYKHHFIIAAFVVTGIIVGGVVGSLVGGVGCVAGVVVGGYAGAVLGAAIAGVSS, encoded by the exons ATGCATGTTGTGATGTATTCATTTCTTTCAcgtatctttttgttttgttttttgttacagTTCAAAATGGATTTGAATGTTGTGTTATTGGGAAAAACACAATGTGGCAAGAGTGCATCTGGGAACACACTACTGGGAAGACAAGCTTTCACATCGAAGAGAAGCACCAAATCTATCACAAAAACTTTTGCTGTGCAATCTGGAGCTGTCTGCGGACACAGAGTCACTGTTCATGACACACCAGGATTCAGCAGCACAGACCTGaatgaacatgaaaaacaaaaatatgaaagACTTTTTCAGGAATGTGAATCAGGTCTCTGTGTGTTTCTCCTGGTCATCAAAGCTGAGGGATTCGCTCCAGATGACATAGAAACTGTGCAGAAGATTAAGACGCTGTTGGGAGAAAGTCGACAACAGAACACCTGGATTCTCTTCACTAGAGGAGATGAACTGGAAGAAGAAAATGTGACGATAAATGAGTTCCTAGAAGACAGTGAACCTTTGAAGAATCTCGTTCAGCAATATGAGGGGAGATACCACGTGTTCAAAAACAAGCAGGGAGAAAGTGAACAAGTTAACatgctgtttaaaaaaatgaTCAAGAGGTTTTTGGAGAAAGCTG TGtcacaacaaaataaaagaattccTGTCCAGAATGTTGTTGCTGACCGTTTCTCAGACAGAAGACTTGTTCTCCTGGGGAAGAGTGGTGCTGGAAAGAGTGCCGCTGGAAACACAATACTGGGACAGGAAGTGTTCAGATCTGAACTGAGAATGGTTTCAGTGTCCAGAGAATGTTTAGTGAATCAAGCCAAAGTTTCAGGCAGAAATGTGTCTGTAGTTGATACACCTGGATTATTTGACACAGACATGACTACTGAAGAGTTAATGGAAGAGATAGCATATAGTGTTTATTTATCCAGTCCTGGACCGCACGCTTTTATCATTGTGTTTCCTGTCAATCAAAGGTTCACACCACAGGAACAACAGATCGCTGAGGAGATTGAGATGATCTTTGGAGAAGATGtgttaaaatactccatcattctCTTCACTCATGGAGATCAGTTGAGAGAAGAGAGTATGGAGAAACTCATTGAGGAGAATGTGAAATTAAGATCTCTAGTTCAGCAGTGTGGAGGCAAATATCACGTGTTTAATAATAAAGAGCTCAATAACAGAGATCAGGTGACTGAACTACTGCAGAAGATTGACACAATGATACAGCAGAATGGAGGAGGACATTACACTAATCAGATCTTTGAAGAAGCTCTGAGATGTAAACAAGAGGAGGAAGAGCAAAGGAAGAGAGAGGAGgagaagagacagagagaggaggagaagagacagagagaggaggaggagagacagaaagaggaggAGAGACAAAGACGAAAAGATATAGAGAGATTGATAaatgaaacagagaacagagtcAGAAACTACGAAGAACCTAAACTGAAGTCAAAGATTGATAGAATAAAACAGCAGAGAGAAAAAGACTTCAGACAAAGAGAAAAAGAGTTGAGACAAAGAGAAAAAGAGTTGAGAGAACAACAGGATGAAAAAAATCGACAACGGATTGAGAGACTAGAGAAACAATTCAGAGCTCAACAGATGTTTGAAAAAGAAAGTCCAAAGAAACGTCAtggatttaagcattttttttccaaatataaGCATCATTTTATTATAGCAGCTTTTGTAGTTACTGGTATAATTGTTGGTGGAGTTGTTGGAAGTCTTGTTGGTGGAGTTGGATGTGTTGCTGGTGTAGTTGTTGGAGGTTATGCTGGTGCTGTTCTTGGTGCAGCAATTGCTGGTGTAAGTAGTTAG